The Nostoc sp. NIES-3756 DNA window AGCAGTATCACTGGTTAAACTTTCTAAGACATCAGCAATATCATCTAAATACTTTCGCATCTCTTTGCGATCGCCTGTGTGCCATAGTTCCAAATCTAAGGCTGCAAATTCATCTGGCTGTACAGGCTTGAGTTCTAACAAACGACCAATGCGATCCTGTGGTTCGAGGGGAAATAACTCATCAATTGCCCCTAAGTATTCATACTTTGGCCCATCTTTAATTTGGCTGTAACTCTCTAAACGCTTTTTGAATTCCGTTAGCTCATTGTCAGATGAAAAGACAACAATGGCTTTATTAGGTTCACGTGCTAAGACATTGAGTCCTGTTTGAGTTACCAAGTTGTCTGAAAAAGAATAATTTTCAGCAACTTTAATTTTAAAAATTAATTTTGGATCAAGACGGAAAGGACTGTTTTTTTGCTTAACAGGCTCAATTAGGCTAGAAATTTGACCTAATAGCTGCTTACCGTGTTCACTAAAATCAGCACGTTTTGTACCCCCAAAACCACCACTAGAGCGCCGAGGTAATTCAATGTTTATTATTCTCGGTAATTTCAAGTGTTCAAACTGGCTCCCCATTTTGGTTCGACTTAAATAATTCTCTTGAGTTTGCTATTATACTTTGTCTTTCTAAAAAACGTCCTATCGCTACCTCTAAATCATCAGCAGTCAAGGTACGTTCACCGCGTAGAATTACAGCTTTAATGGCATCAGAGCATATACGCTCTATATCTGCTCCAGTTGCATTCTCAAGTCGAGCAGCAAAGGTAGACAGATTAATAGCAGTATAACGGATAGCAGATAAGTAGCGATTTAAAAGAGCCGTCCGCAGTTCAAGCGATGGGTTATCAAAAAAAATAACTTCATCAAATCGTCGCCAAACTGCACTGTCTAGCAGTTTTTCATGATTAGTGGCTGCGACAAATATACTTTGATTAGTTGCGTTATCGATTAGTTGTAGCAGGCTATTCACTAAGCGTTTCACTTCACCATGTTCATTTAAGTTATCCCGGTCGCGGGCGATCGCATCAAACTCATCGAACAAAACAAGCCATTCACCCTTTTCAATGTAAGTAAAAATTTTCTGAAGATTTGTTGCCGTTTCACCTAAGTAAGAAGAAAATACTGCCGCTAGGTTAACGTAGACCAATGGTAGACCCAGTGCGCTAGATAGGACTTTCGCGGTTTGAGTTTTACCACAACCAGGTGGGCCGCAGAACAGTAATTTGTTTTTGGGCTTGAGATTATAGGCTGCGAGTATGTCTTGCTTACGGTTTTCGAGGACAATTTCTTGCAGGATATCAAAAATTTTTTCACTGAGGACAATGTGATCCCAGGTCAGATCGAATTGTTTTACCTCCAGCAAAGCCAACCCAGTATCCTTGTCTTTAGGCGGTTCAGGAAACTGGCTCCAGGGTGTAGGGTTAGCAGCTAGGGGTTTTGTGAATCCATTCCCATTTTGAAGGAGTTTTTCCAGATCCCTAGCAAGCAATAGATGATTTTTATTTCTTTCTTCTTCAATGAGTTCCTTGGCGGCAGCTAAAAATTCTTCTCTCTCATTGCGAGAGAAGCTTCTGAAGAGTTTTCGGAGAATTTCGCCACGTGCCATATTATAACCGGAACAGGATACTCGGTGTACCCTAACTTTATTTTATAGTACATTTGCACTAATAATGGAAAATGCAAAAAGCTATTTATCATAACACTGAAATATTACACTTGGCAGGAATCATTCCTCAAGTTATGTCAGTAAGATATATTTTATACACCATACAAATGCCTTGCTTTTAGCGATCATCTTCTTTAGATCAAGGACATTCTGTTATCAAAACCCCAATTTTAACTCAGTCTCATATAACTCATCTTCATCTGGTCAGTTTCAATTGGAGATAATTATCTAGTTATTCTTCAGTAGAA harbors:
- a CDS encoding AAA family ATPase — translated: MARGEILRKLFRSFSRNEREEFLAAAKELIEEERNKNHLLLARDLEKLLQNGNGFTKPLAANPTPWSQFPEPPKDKDTGLALLEVKQFDLTWDHIVLSEKIFDILQEIVLENRKQDILAAYNLKPKNKLLFCGPPGCGKTQTAKVLSSALGLPLVYVNLAAVFSSYLGETATNLQKIFTYIEKGEWLVLFDEFDAIARDRDNLNEHGEVKRLVNSLLQLIDNATNQSIFVAATNHEKLLDSAVWRRFDEVIFFDNPSLELRTALLNRYLSAIRYTAINLSTFAARLENATGADIERICSDAIKAVILRGERTLTADDLEVAIGRFLERQSIIANSRELFKSNQNGEPV